The following nucleotide sequence is from Halorussus caseinilyticus.
ACTGGAGAGATGAGTCCCGAACGGGTGATTGGTCGCGTCGAGGCGTCGGGAATCGTCGAGCAGTTCGTCGCCGACTGGAAGCGCCGCCGGGACGCGCTGTACCAACGTGACTTCGGGATGCGTTCGCTCGAAAGCGACGAGATGGTCAGAATGATGGAACAGTTCATGCAGAGTCATCTCGCTATCGAGAAACAACGCTGATGGCAGACTACGGTTGAATCGGCGTCTTTTTGCAGTGAGAAACACCTACCGCCGCGACTCCGGCCACACCGTCACCACCGCGACGGCGAGCGTCCCGACCAACCACAGCAGGAGGCCGAGGACGCTCGCCACGGGTGAGGCGGCGGGAGCGCCCGATTCGACACCGCCGACGACAGTCTCCAGCACGAGACCCCGGAAGGCGCTGTTCGGACTCAGCGCGAGGACCAGCTCGAGCGCACCCTCGGGGACGACGCCGCCAGCGAGTCCGGCGACGATGCCCGCGTCGAACCCGACCACGAGCGCCACCCCGAGCGCGACCGCGACCACGATGCCCGCGCGGGTCGTCCCCGCAGTCGTGGAAATCGCCAGTGCCGCGCCCATCAGAACCAGTGCGAACGCGGCCGTGAGGACGACGAACCGGAGGTAGAGCAGTGGCGAGTCCATCGCGGCGTGGGAGGCGATGACCGTCGTCCCGACGCCGCCGAAGGCGGGTACTAGCAGGGCGACCCCCAGAAGCGGGACGACGAGTGCGACCAGCAACGCCGCCGCGCGCCCGAGGTAGACCCCGAGGACGAATGTCGCCCGCGAGACGGGGTAGGTCCGAATCACGTCGAGTTCGCCGCGCTCGTCGTCGCCGAGGACCGACCGATAGCCGAACGCCAGCGCCAGCGCGGGCACCAGCACCTCGACGGGCGTGAGCAGGTCGAGGACCAGCGGAACGTAGCCGACAGCGCCAGCGGTCCACGCCAGCACCGCCACGACTGCGGCGAATCCTCCGGCGAGCGCGAGGAACGCCCGGGTCCGGACGACCGTCGTCAACTCCCGGCCCACGACCGCGAAGAGTCGGTTGACCGACTGGCGGCTCATTCGTCACCCTGCGTCCGGACGCTGACGGTCGGCGCGGTCGTCTCGTCGGCCGCGTCGGGGCGCGTGCCGCCCGTGAGTTCGAGGAACGCCCCCCGAAAGGTGTCGGCGTCGGTCCGGGCCACGAAGTCGTCGGGCGACCCGTCGGCCACCACGTCGCCGTGGTCGAGCAGGAGAACGGTGTCTGCTTCCTCGGCCCCCGAGAGGTTGTGAGTCGCAAGCAGGACCGCCATTCCGTCGTCTGCGAGGTCGGCCACGAGGTCGAAGATGTACTCGGTCATCCGGGGGTCCAAGTCGCCGGTGGGTTCGTCCAAGACGACTATCGGCGGGTCGCCCAGAATCGCCTGTCCGACTCCGAGAAGCCGCGTCATCCCGCCCGAGAGGGTTTCTACCCGGCGGTCGCTCGCCTCCGACAGGCCGACGCGCTCCACGACGGCCGACACGTCTACCTCGCGGTCCAGCAGGTCGGCGTAGAACCGGAGGGTCTCGGCGACGGTGAACGCCGGGCGGAACGTCGGACTCTGCGGGAGGTAGCCGACCTCGCGGCCGGTCGTCTCGTTCGTCTTCCCCCCAGTCTCGGCGGTCGGCTTCTCGCCGGTCGTCTCGTTCGTCTTCCCACCCGTCCCGTCGTCGCTCGCGGCCGGGGCCGCGAGCGACACCGACCCCTCGTCGGGTTCCAACAGGCCGAGAACGGCCCGTAGGAGCGTCGTCTTCCCAGACCCGTTCGGGCCGACCAGCGCGGTGACGGTGCCCGACTCGACCGAGAACGTCAGGTCCGAGAACACGTCTACCTCGCCGAACGAGTGGCCGAGACCCGCCACGTCGAGGACCGTCGTCCGCTCGCTCGATTCGGCAGTCTCTCTGTCGTCCGACTCGTCGGTCTCTCGGTCGCTCGGTCGTTCGGAGTGAGTTCTGTCCGTCATGGGATACCTCCCGTCCGGTTCGACTCGACCGCCTCACAGAGGCGGTCGGGTCGAACTGGCTCGGCAGCGGTGCCTCGTCCACGACGCCCGTGGGTCGCAGGCCGGGGACGAGACCCTGAAGCGCCCGGAGCGACGCCAGCGCGGGCGACT
It contains:
- a CDS encoding ABC transporter ATP-binding protein, with the translated sequence MTDRTHSERPSDRETDESDDRETAESSERTTVLDVAGLGHSFGEVDVFSDLTFSVESGTVTALVGPNGSGKTTLLRAVLGLLEPDEGSVSLAAPAASDDGTGGKTNETTGEKPTAETGGKTNETTGREVGYLPQSPTFRPAFTVAETLRFYADLLDREVDVSAVVERVGLSEASDRRVETLSGGMTRLLGVGQAILGDPPIVVLDEPTGDLDPRMTEYIFDLVADLADDGMAVLLATHNLSGAEEADTVLLLDHGDVVADGSPDDFVARTDADTFRGAFLELTGGTRPDAADETTAPTVSVRTQGDE
- a CDS encoding ABC transporter permease, which gives rise to MSRQSVNRLFAVVGRELTTVVRTRAFLALAGGFAAVVAVLAWTAGAVGYVPLVLDLLTPVEVLVPALALAFGYRSVLGDDERGELDVIRTYPVSRATFVLGVYLGRAAALLVALVVPLLGVALLVPAFGGVGTTVIASHAAMDSPLLYLRFVVLTAAFALVLMGAALAISTTAGTTRAGIVVAVALGVALVVGFDAGIVAGLAGGVVPEGALELVLALSPNSAFRGLVLETVVGGVESGAPAASPVASVLGLLLWLVGTLAVAVVTVWPESRR